GAAAGGAAGAGAAAAACGTGAAGGAGATTCATTAACAGGCAAAATTGTAAAAGATGAGAACGGCAATAAAGTATATATTCCAGGCACTTTAAAATCTGTTAAAGCAATAGGTTGGTATATCGAAGAATATGGAATCGCTCAAATTTCAATGAACTTAACTGATATCACAATTACCTCTGTGCATGAAGCTTTTGAAGAAGTTAGTAAAAAAGCCGATATAAGAGGCATCAGAGTTACAGGTTCCGAATTAGTCGGCCTGATACCGCTTCAAGCTATGCTTGATGCCGGAAAATATTTTCTAAAAAAACAACAACGCTCTATAGGTATCTCGGATGATGAAATAATTAAGATAGCGATTAAATCTTTAGGACTTGATGAACTTTATAAATTTGATCCGAAAAAGAAAATTATTGAGTATCTGCTTGAGGAAGACGCTTCTAAAAAGCTTATTGATATGAATCTAAAAGCTTTTGCCGAGGAAACTGCAAGTGAATCTCCTGCGCCAGGTGGCGGCTCAATTTCCGCTTATATGGGTGCTTTAGGAGTAGCTCTCGGTACTATGGTTGCAAACTTGTCGGCACACAAACGCGGCTGGGACGACAGATGGGAAGAGTTTTCAAAATGGGCTGAAAAAGGGAAATTTTATCAAGACCAATTAATTAAGATGGTCGACGAAGACACAAACGCTTTTAATAAAATTATGGATGCATTTTCACTTCCCAAGTCTAATGAGAATGAGAAAATGATTCGAACAAAGGCTATTCAAGAAGCTACAAAGTATGCTATTGAAGTGCCATTGAAAGTTATGGAACTTTGTTGTGATTCAATGGAAGTGATGAAAGCTATGGCAGAAACAGGAAATCCTAATTCTATTTCAGATGCCGGTGTCGGTACTTTGGCTGCAAGAGCCGGAGTGCGCGGCGCATATTTAAATGTAAAAATCAATGCCGCTTCTTATGACGATAAAGCTTTTATTGAAGAAACTCTTGAAAAAGCACGTATTATTAATGAGACAGCTGAGATAAAAGAAATAGAGATTATAAAAATTGTAGATAAAACTTTATAGCTTTAATGTAAAATTATATCAATGAATTGTATTAGGAGGTTATCTTTTAGATAACCTTTTTTTGTGGGTTTATATTTATATATTTTGAGAATATTCATAGTCCGGTTCAATAATTTGGAATTAATTATTCTTTCTAAGTTTAGAAGTATCTCTCAAAATATAAACATTAACAAAAATCATTTGAAAAATACTTATGTTTAATATTTAATTATAAGTCGTTAATTTCATATTATAAACCGACACAACAAACTAATGAACAGTAAAATAAAATAAAATAGAAATATTTTTTCAAAAAAGTTGCTGTTTTTGTAAAAAGTATTATCTTTGCACGTCCTTAATGATAGGTAGCCGGATCGGTAGTTCAGTTTGGTTAGAATACATGCCTGTCACGCATGGGGTCGCGGGTTCGAGTCCCGTCCGGTCCGCTGAATTAAATTTAACAAATTACAGCTAAAACCTACAAATTTATTTTGTAGGTTTTTTTATTCCCTTTGAACAGAGCTAAAAGTTATAAATTATACAAAAAACCCACATCATCTGTAACCTAAACAAATGTATATAATAGACCAAAAATTATATGCTTTCTAATTAATGATAAAACTTAGAAAGCTGTATGTTCAAATCCTTAATTCTTATTATTCTTTCCAACCAAAAGGATGTTCAGCAATAGGCAGTTTTGCCAATGGATGATAATCATCTTTTAAGCCGACCGGGACGGAATTACGTATATTATAAACAATATTCAATGAAGTACGCGCATCATCAAGCCCAAAGCCTTCACCCGCAATTATTTTTTTATAACTCAATGTATGTAAATCTTCGAAACCTTTACTAAACTCAAACTCATTGCCATTAATATTAATGACACGATAAGTCCTCAAATTATTTTCCAATGCAGACTTAGGAAGTGTATCTGCATTTATACTTAGAAAGTAACGAACCCGCGCTTTTTTAAATTCCAGATAACCTGCTACTCTATCATGAGTACTTACATGAACAACATTAGACTCAACATCACCAAAAATCCATGCCAACATATCATAAAAATGAATACCAATATTTGTAGCAACGCCTCCACTCTTATGCACATCCCCTTTCCAACCAGCATAATACCAATAACCACGCGAAGTTATATAAGTTAATTCGACATCATATTTTTTATTCTCACTACTTTCTAAAACCTTATTTCGTAAAGCAATAATTGAAGGATGAAGCCGTAATTGTAAAATTGTATTAATTCTTCTACCGGTATTCTGCTCAACTTCTTTCAACACATCAATATTCCAAGGATTCAAGACAATAGGTTTTTCACAAATTACATCTGCGCCTAAACGAAGACCATAACGAATATGAGCATCATGTAAATAATTCGGAGTACATATTGATACATAATCTATTTTATCACCTTTGCCGATATATTTAGTACAATGCCTGTCAAACAACTCTTGTTCGGTAAAAAAAGATGCTTTAGGAAAGTAAGAATCAATTATACCTACACTTTCCGATTTATCGTATGCGGCAACAAGCTCATTATTTGTTTCCTTTATTGCATTCATATGTCGCGGAGCAACATAGCCGGCAGCACCTATCAAAGCAAATTTTTTCTTCATACTTTCAGATTTTTGCAAATGTAAGAAATTTCATAATAAATTACTTGTAAGTAAAATCATGAAATTTTCGTTTGTTTTTTCTTTTTTATTTTATAAACGATGTAATAAATCATCAATGATGTAATTAAGCCTAATATAAGCCCTACGCCATCTGCGATTATATCATTGAAACTAAAAGTTCTATATTTAAGAAAATGTTGAACAAATTCCATTATTATGCCAACTAATAAGCCAATAAATATCCAAATCCATTTGTTTATCTTTTTAAATGCGAACATAAAAAAAGCCCAAGGAAAAAACATTAAAGCATGAATAATATAGTCGGCACGAATCGGTAAACGCGTAGCTATTTTTATTTTTGACAGATTGCTTACCGGAATCACAAGTAAAGTTATTATTGATACTATATAAATAGTAAACAATATTATATAAATATTCTTTTTTAGAAAATTCTTCACTTATTTTTAGATTAGGTTTTCTTATACCTTTTGTACATTTTCGAACAATTACTGCAATAGTAATCGTCATTAAGCATAGTACCACATTCGCATACCCAGGCAATTTGTTTTGCCGGAACCCCGGCTACCAGCGCATGAGCCTTTACATCTCTTGTAACTACTGCTCCTGCAGCTACCATAGCGTTTTCACCAATGGTATTACCACAGACAATTGTTGCATTTGCACCTATAGTAGCACCTCTTTTAACAAGGGTTTTTGCATATTTTTTATCGACAGGAAATAAAGAACGCGGAGTTAACACATTGGTAAAAACACAAGAAGGCCCGCAGAAGACATTCTCCTCTAATTCAACACCTTCGTAAACAGAAACATTATTTTGAATTTTTACATTATTTCCGATCTTTACATTATTTCCAATATTAACATTTTGTCCTAAAACACAATTATCTCCTATTTCGGCTCCTTTTTGAATATGACAAAAGTGCCAAATTTTAGTATCTTTTCCAATTTTCACATCCTCATCTATGTAGCTTGACTCGTGAACATAAAAATCTTCTTTCATATCATTATTAACTTAATTAATATTTGGAATTTCTGCAATCAAATCAAAATAATCTGCATCGGTAATTAAAACATCGTAAAACTCACCAATTTCCAGATTATTTTCGGAAAAAACTATCACCTCATTATCTACTTCAGGAGAATCAAATTCGGTACGGCCAATATAATAATCATTTTCCTTCGAATCAATAATAACTTTCATAATGCTACCTATTTTTTCTTGATTCTTCTTTAAAGAAATATCTTGTTGAACTTCGAGTAGCCTATCTTTTCGTAACTGCTTCACTTCATCCGGTACATCGTCGAGCATATCCGCAGCAGCAGTTCCTTCTTCACTTGAAAATGTAAAAACCCCTACTCTATCAAATTGCGATTCTTTTACAAACTCAACCAATTCTTCAAATTCTTCTTCAGTTTCTCCCGGAAAACCTACAATAAAAGCAGTTCGAATTGCAATATCGGGAACAATTTCCTTAATTCTTTTCACCAAAGCAATTGTTTCTTCTTTATTAATATTCCTCTTCATCCTCTTAAGAATCGGAGAACTGATATGTTGTAAAGGAATATCTAAATATTTACATACATTAAGGAACTCATTGAAAATCTTTATAAAATCCTCGTTAATTTCATTGGGATGCGCATAATGCAATCTTATCCAAGAAAATCCTAATCCGGAAATCTTTTGAACAAGATTTCGTAACTCTATAGATTTATATAAATCTAATCCATAATATGTGAGGTCTTGAGAAATAAGTATTAATTCCTTAACACCTTTATCCACCAAAAATTTAGCTTCAGATAAAATATCTTCTTTGGTTCTTGAAATATGTTTACCTCTGATAAGCGGAATAGCACAAAAGGCACATTTTTTATTACAGCCTTCAGCAATTTTAAGATAAGCATAATGATTCGGGGTTAAAACCAATCTTAAAACTTTGTCATCAGCAAAGTTTTTACTTTCATTTACTATAGACTTAGAAAGTGTTTCTATGTTATTTACTCCGAACCAACCATCAACTTCAGGAATGGCTTCTTGTAACTCTTTTTTATTACGTTCAACCAAACAACCGAAAACATATAATTTACTAAGTTTATAACGTTTGTCATTTTTAATTCGGACACAATCTAAAATTGTATCTACAGATTCCTCCTTCGCATCAAGAATAAATCCGCAAGTATTAATAATAGCTATATCGGCTTTATCTATTGATTCAAAAGTAACTTGTAAGCCATAGTTATCAAGTATTCCGGCAAGTTTTTCAGAATCAACTACATTTTTAGAACAACCCAATGTTATTACTGATACTTTCATGATTTCAAATCCAATTTAAAATTTATTTCACTTTCTAAGTTTAATATCTTAAAACCAATTATCACTTTCTAAGTTTAGCAAAATCGTTTTTTCTAAGCTTAAACCTCTTTATCTTTGTTAATCTTTTTCTTTCAATTCTTTTATATCTACTTTCTAAGTCTATAGTAAATTTAAAATTGTCAAAAAACCTTTTTAATTTTCATCTAATTCCAGATCTACAAATTCAAATGCAACTTTATGCTTACCATCAACCGGATGGTAAGATTTTGCAACGACTTTCCATTGTTCAAAATCAATTTTGGGAAAATAAGTATCGGCTTCAGGAGAATCTTCTACAAAAGTTAAATATAATTTATTAGCTAAAGGAAGAAATTGGCGATAAATCGAAGCGCCTCCCATGATAAATACTTCATTATCATCAGCGGTTAACTTCAAGACATCATCAATGGAATAAGCCATTTCACAAGCTTCAAACTTTTCATCATGATTATCTGTTATCACGA
Above is a genomic segment from Bacteroidales bacterium containing:
- the ftcD gene encoding glutamate formimidoyltransferase, yielding MKQLIECVPNFSEGNDMTIIAKITDVIKAVDGVKLLDVDPGKATNRTVVTFVGEPEAVCDAAFKAIKLAGELIDMSKHHGEHPRFGATDVCPLVPISNITMEETVNYARKLAKRVGEELEIPVYCYEFAAQEEKRRNLANCRAGEYEGLKEKLSNPAWKPDFGQNSFTDKVAKTGATAIGARNFLVAYNINLNTTSVRRANAIAFDVREKGREKREGDSLTGKIVKDENGNKVYIPGTLKSVKAIGWYIEEYGIAQISMNLTDITITSVHEAFEEVSKKADIRGIRVTGSELVGLIPLQAMLDAGKYFLKKQQRSIGISDDEIIKIAIKSLGLDELYKFDPKKKIIEYLLEEDASKKLIDMNLKAFAEETASESPAPGGGSISAYMGALGVALGTMVANLSAHKRGWDDRWEEFSKWAEKGKFYQDQLIKMVDEDTNAFNKIMDAFSLPKSNENEKMIRTKAIQEATKYAIEVPLKVMELCCDSMEVMKAMAETGNPNSISDAGVGTLAARAGVRGAYLNVKINAASYDDKAFIEETLEKARIINETAEIKEIEIIKIVDKTL
- a CDS encoding Gfo/Idh/MocA family oxidoreductase, which produces MKKKFALIGAAGYVAPRHMNAIKETNNELVAAYDKSESVGIIDSYFPKASFFTEQELFDRHCTKYIGKGDKIDYVSICTPNYLHDAHIRYGLRLGADVICEKPIVLNPWNIDVLKEVEQNTGRRINTILQLRLHPSIIALRNKVLESSENKKYDVELTYITSRGYWYYAGWKGDVHKSGGVATNIGIHFYDMLAWIFGDVESNVVHVSTHDRVAGYLEFKKARVRYFLSINADTLPKSALENNLRTYRVININGNEFEFSKGFEDLHTLSYKKIIAGEGFGLDDARTSLNIVYNIRNSVPVGLKDDYHPLAKLPIAEHPFGWKE
- a CDS encoding VanZ family protein; this encodes MKNFLKKNIYIILFTIYIVSIITLLVIPVSNLSKIKIATRLPIRADYIIHALMFFPWAFFMFAFKKINKWIWIFIGLLVGIIMEFVQHFLKYRTFSFNDIIADGVGLILGLITSLMIYYIVYKIKKKKQTKIS
- a CDS encoding acetyltransferase yields the protein MKEDFYVHESSYIDEDVKIGKDTKIWHFCHIQKGAEIGDNCVLGQNVNIGNNVKIGNNVKIQNNVSVYEGVELEENVFCGPSCVFTNVLTPRSLFPVDKKYAKTLVKRGATIGANATIVCGNTIGENAMVAAGAVVTRDVKAHALVAGVPAKQIAWVCECGTMLNDDYYCSNCSKMYKRYKKT
- the rimO gene encoding 30S ribosomal protein S12 methylthiotransferase RimO translates to MKVSVITLGCSKNVVDSEKLAGILDNYGLQVTFESIDKADIAIINTCGFILDAKEESVDTILDCVRIKNDKRYKLSKLYVFGCLVERNKKELQEAIPEVDGWFGVNNIETLSKSIVNESKNFADDKVLRLVLTPNHYAYLKIAEGCNKKCAFCAIPLIRGKHISRTKEDILSEAKFLVDKGVKELILISQDLTYYGLDLYKSIELRNLVQKISGLGFSWIRLHYAHPNEINEDFIKIFNEFLNVCKYLDIPLQHISSPILKRMKRNINKEETIALVKRIKEIVPDIAIRTAFIVGFPGETEEEFEELVEFVKESQFDRVGVFTFSSEEGTAAADMLDDVPDEVKQLRKDRLLEVQQDISLKKNQEKIGSIMKVIIDSKENDYYIGRTEFDSPEVDNEVIVFSENNLEIGEFYDVLITDADYFDLIAEIPNIN
- a CDS encoding dihydrofolate reductase, whose amino-acid sequence is MHNISIVVAIAKDNYAIGYKNQLLWSLPDDMKRFKHLTTGHTVVMGRNTFLSLPKGALPNRRNIVITDNHDEKFEACEMAYSIDDVLKLTADDNEVFIMGGASIYRQFLPLANKLYLTFVEDSPEADTYFPKIDFEQWKVVAKSYHPVDGKHKVAFEFVDLELDEN